The Candidatus Acidiferrales bacterium sequence GAGGCCTTTTCGATCAACTGCTCGACCGGCGTAGCCGCCGGTTGAGGAAGAATTTCTTCCGGCTCATACCGGACGACCTGATCGGCGGTGACTCGCGCAAAGCCGCCCCCGGGCAGGAGCAACTTGACGGTGGCGCCCTCGTCCTCGTGGCCGGCAATCCGCAACCTCGCCCCATTGCCGAGGATGGCGTAGTCGGCGCGCGCCGGCGCCGAACCGAAAGCGGTCGCGACGCACATGAGGATGAGAGTCGGAAGGAAGCGCTTCATGACGCCATCCCTGACTTTGTTGGGGCGAGCCCCGACTTCGTCGGGGCGAGCACCAGGCTCTCGATGGCCGCGGCAACGCCGCTCTGATCGTTCGAAAGAGTGGTCGCCCAGCCATTCTGCTTGAGCGGCTCGACGCTGTTGCTCATCACCACCGGCAGCCCCGAGAAGAACAACATCTCCCGGTCATTCAGATTATCGCCGATGGCCATCACCTGCTCCCGCGGAATGCCGCGGCGGCGCACCCACTCCTCGAGCGCAGCGCCTTTCGAGCAGCCCCGGTTGATCGCGTCCAGGATCGTGAAATCCCGCGCGGCATATTCCGTCTTGGCCAGGGCGAACCCGTCGGCGCAGGGCAACGCGCGAAGCCGCCGTTCCACCTCATTCATCTCTTCCACGCGCCCCGTGTACATCACCTGGATCGGGTCCGCCACGATGGCGGATTCAAGCGGAGTTACCTCGCGGAGATACTGGCGGTTGCGCTCCAGGTAGCCGGACACCTGCGGGTTTTCCCACTCGGCGCGCTCCATCACGATCTGGCCGGCGCCTTCCACGTCGAAGACCAAAATGGCGGACCTTTTGAACTCGGGCACGCCGGCCACGATCTGGCGGGCAATCGCCTGGGGCAAAAGATGGCGAGAAAGGGTTTCGCCCGCCTTGGA is a genomic window containing:
- a CDS encoding Cof-type HAD-IIB family hydrolase, with product MSQAIRLIAIDIDGTLLDSRWQLSEQNRAAVLAAERRGIEIVLVTGRRFHFALPIADEIPCHLILIANNGAIIKSKAGETLSRHLLPQAIARQIVAGVPEFKRSAILVFDVEGAGQIVMERAEWENPQVSGYLERNRQYLREVTPLESAIVADPIQVMYTGRVEEMNEVERRLRALPCADGFALAKTEYAARDFTILDAINRGCSKGAALEEWVRRRGIPREQVMAIGDNLNDREMLFFSGLPVVMSNSVEPLKQNGWATTLSNDQSGVAAAIESLVLAPTKSGLAPTKSGMAS